The following coding sequences are from one Pusillimonas sp. DMV24BSW_D window:
- the dctP gene encoding TRAP transporter substrate-binding protein DctP → MKLFKKSLCALLVGAGVLAAGVASAEEARLRAVSAFTANTAFSRPFEAFVKKVNENGKGLVQIDIIGGPETMPPFELGNAVSKGIVDMANVPGAFYLSLMPAADALRLAEIPIAEQRENGAWEYINELHNKHMNVWYLARTADQQEYHLYLAGNPLEKPDLKGLTLRVSPTYRSFFEALGASLVQTPPGEVYTALERGVVQGYGWPLQGVLDLSWDEVTDYRVDPGFYTVDVNALVNLDSWNKLSAEQKAFLSKMAVELEQELAANVDAQNAKEKAGQAEAGIKTITFSEADAKTWLETARRTGWEQVESQAPPEEAKRLKELLTVQN, encoded by the coding sequence ATGAAGTTGTTCAAGAAATCTTTATGTGCGTTGCTGGTTGGGGCGGGGGTTTTGGCCGCCGGCGTTGCATCAGCAGAAGAAGCACGTTTAAGGGCCGTGAGTGCGTTCACGGCGAATACGGCCTTTTCGCGACCTTTTGAGGCGTTCGTGAAAAAGGTGAATGAGAACGGCAAAGGCCTGGTTCAAATCGACATTATTGGCGGCCCTGAAACCATGCCTCCGTTTGAGTTGGGCAACGCCGTTTCCAAAGGTATTGTCGATATGGCCAATGTGCCGGGTGCATTTTACTTAAGCCTTATGCCGGCGGCCGATGCGTTGCGTTTGGCTGAAATTCCTATTGCGGAACAACGCGAAAATGGTGCGTGGGAATACATTAACGAGCTTCATAACAAACATATGAACGTTTGGTATTTGGCACGTACCGCCGATCAGCAGGAGTACCACCTGTATTTGGCCGGTAACCCACTGGAAAAACCTGATTTGAAAGGGTTGACCTTGCGTGTATCACCAACGTATCGCTCATTCTTTGAGGCATTGGGCGCGTCATTGGTGCAAACCCCGCCCGGCGAAGTGTATACGGCGTTGGAACGTGGCGTGGTGCAGGGCTACGGTTGGCCTTTGCAGGGCGTATTGGATCTAAGTTGGGATGAGGTTACCGATTATCGCGTTGATCCCGGTTTTTATACAGTGGATGTAAATGCGTTGGTGAATCTGGATAGCTGGAACAAGCTGTCGGCAGAGCAGAAAGCTTTTCTGAGCAAGATGGCAGTTGAGCTTGAACAGGAACTGGCGGCAAATGTAGATGCCCAAAACGCAAAAGAAAAGGCCGGGCAGGCTGAGGCCGGTATCAAAACCATTACTTTCAGCGAGGCTGATGCCAAAACCTGGCTTGAAACCGCGCGTCGTACCGGTTGGGAGCAGGTTGAGTCGCAAGCCCCTCCGGAAGAAGCCAAGCGTTTGAAAGAGCTGTTAACCGTTCAAAATTAA
- a CDS encoding branched-chain amino acid transaminase: MEKADYIWIDGKVVGWDDATSHVIGNTLHYGFGVFEGIRCYKTEQGPAVFRLHDHLIRLRNSAKILGFEVPYSVDEIVESTREIIRANGADECYIRPLAYIGEGGMGLAYEDCQVNLLIATWFWGEYVGKGTLERGSRVKTSSYIRHHINTHMSKAKACGNYLLFQMARTDARRDGYDEALLLDANGQVAEGSVEHFFVVRNGVLVTPPLTHLLDGITRDTVIVLAREMGFEVREEAFSRDYVHTAQEAFFVGTGAEVTPVVELDRRPIGDGLRGPVTKQLQDAYFDLVKGRSNSHTDWLTYV; encoded by the coding sequence ATGGAAAAGGCAGATTACATTTGGATTGACGGCAAGGTCGTTGGCTGGGATGACGCAACATCGCACGTTATTGGCAACACTTTGCATTATGGCTTTGGCGTTTTCGAAGGGATTCGCTGCTACAAAACAGAGCAGGGTCCGGCCGTGTTCCGCCTGCATGATCATTTAATTCGTTTACGCAATTCGGCCAAGATTCTCGGTTTCGAAGTGCCTTACAGCGTAGACGAAATAGTGGAGTCCACACGCGAAATTATTCGCGCCAACGGCGCGGACGAGTGTTACATACGCCCACTTGCCTACATAGGCGAAGGTGGCATGGGCCTGGCGTATGAGGATTGTCAAGTGAACCTTTTGATTGCCACCTGGTTCTGGGGCGAGTACGTGGGTAAAGGTACGCTGGAGCGCGGTAGCCGCGTGAAAACGTCCAGTTATATCCGCCATCACATTAATACCCATATGTCCAAAGCCAAGGCGTGCGGCAATTATTTGCTGTTTCAAATGGCGCGCACCGACGCCCGGCGTGACGGCTACGACGAGGCATTGTTGCTTGATGCAAACGGGCAAGTGGCCGAAGGGTCGGTTGAGCATTTTTTCGTGGTGCGCAATGGGGTATTGGTGACACCGCCGCTGACGCATTTACTAGACGGAATTACGCGCGACACGGTGATTGTGCTGGCGCGCGAGATGGGCTTTGAAGTGCGCGAAGAGGCGTTTTCGCGAGACTATGTTCATACCGCACAGGAAGCGTTTTTTGTGGGTACCGGAGCAGAGGTGACGCCGGTGGTTGAATTGGATCGTCGCCCCATTGGCGATGGCTTGCGTGGCCCCGTTACCAAGCAATTGCAAGACGCATATTTCGATTTGGTGAAAGGCCGTTCGAATAGCCACACCGATTGGCTTACTTACGTTTAA
- a CDS encoding LysR family transcriptional regulator has translation MKIDQIDLNLMRVFRAIYEEQSLTIVADRLGLTQPAISYSLARLRELLGDPLFIRKQQKMLPTQAAERLAPPIIAALESLHDALQSHTAFDPLTSQRTFRLTMSDIGEMVFLPPLCEQLAQAAPQVRLEVDPVSMEDLVNSLRTGTIDLAVGHLVNLNPYTQHTILFHEPYSCMVRANHPLARKKTLSKEDFLASSHVLVGSNSNAHRMFEDSLKAQGVKRQVALQIPHFTVLPDILRRSDMVSSLPSRIAREFNRKKEFRVFELPFKVPTGDVAIHWHARHEHNPANRWLREKLIALFKEED, from the coding sequence ATGAAAATAGATCAGATTGACCTGAATTTAATGCGCGTGTTTCGCGCAATCTACGAAGAGCAAAGCCTTACCATTGTCGCGGACCGACTCGGGCTAACCCAGCCGGCCATCAGTTATTCTTTGGCACGATTACGCGAATTACTGGGCGACCCATTGTTTATTCGCAAACAACAGAAAATGCTACCAACGCAAGCGGCAGAACGGCTTGCGCCCCCCATTATTGCCGCTCTGGAAAGCCTGCACGATGCCCTGCAGAGCCATACCGCATTTGATCCATTAACGAGTCAACGCACATTCCGTTTGACAATGTCAGACATCGGCGAGATGGTATTTCTCCCCCCTTTGTGTGAACAATTGGCCCAAGCTGCACCGCAAGTACGTCTTGAGGTTGACCCTGTTTCGATGGAAGACCTGGTGAACTCGTTGCGGACCGGCACAATCGACTTGGCGGTGGGCCACCTGGTCAATTTAAATCCTTATACGCAGCACACGATTTTGTTTCACGAACCGTATTCATGCATGGTGCGAGCCAACCACCCGCTGGCACGCAAGAAAACTCTTTCCAAAGAAGATTTTCTGGCTTCATCGCATGTGCTGGTTGGATCCAACTCAAACGCTCACCGTATGTTTGAGGACTCATTAAAAGCGCAAGGCGTAAAACGTCAAGTGGCACTTCAAATTCCCCATTTCACCGTGTTGCCGGATATCCTGCGTCGCAGCGACATGGTCAGCTCGCTGCCCAGCCGCATCGCACGCGAATTTAATCGGAAAAAAGAATTTCGGGTTTTCGAATTACCATTTAAAGTGCCGACCGGCGACGTTGCCATTCATTGGCACGCGCGCCACGAACATAACCCAGCGAATCGCTGGTTAAGAGAAAAACTAATCGCTCTTTTTAAAGAAGAGGATTAA
- a CDS encoding methyl-accepting chemotaxis protein: MNRFKIGTRLTLGFGLMLVFMAILMAVSLMRMNAGAQATGEITERGVAKERLVSRWLSVMNENSIQMQILGLLYDPGLRKEFETAIEKGSAESTKIQKELQLMLSDPEALALFQDTQRKRAAFGKANDEALQAQRDGDFVRADNMLQKTVPGLRAEYEKSVRALLEFQQKHMNDAAAQLDADNQLAIKIVFGVGVVALILGVLFAFGITRSIVRPLQTAVGYAKAISNRDLTRQVEVRGKDETAELLQALRMMNQNLVGVISKVQSGSESIATASGEIASGNTDLSSRTEEQASSLAETAATMEQLTTTVQLNTDNARKANQLAGSASKVAVESGDVVGQVVETMSSIDQRAKQVADIITVIDGIAFQTNILALNAAVEAARAGEQGKGFAVVASEVRSLAQRSAQAAKEIKELIEMSVAATNQGNLLVGKAGQSMKDTVDSIKQVVDIMEEIAAASEEQSTGIEQVNQAVMQMDQVTQQNAALVEEASVASQNMQAQAADLSRLVSTFKVNLIEDLSWKKTDTSASSGSDDASPGSSSKDGHTSSRGAKKASSRKGEDAELSEDDWVDDADSPEGSDDRGSGPRLALGY; the protein is encoded by the coding sequence GTGAATCGGTTCAAAATTGGTACGCGGCTCACATTAGGTTTTGGCCTGATGCTTGTATTTATGGCCATTCTAATGGCGGTGTCGTTAATGCGCATGAATGCGGGCGCACAGGCCACCGGCGAAATTACGGAGCGCGGGGTAGCTAAGGAGCGCCTGGTGTCTCGCTGGTTAAGCGTGATGAACGAAAACAGCATTCAAATGCAAATTTTGGGTTTGTTATACGACCCGGGTTTACGTAAAGAGTTTGAAACCGCTATTGAAAAAGGTAGTGCAGAGAGCACAAAAATTCAAAAAGAATTGCAGTTAATGCTCAGCGACCCGGAGGCCCTGGCTTTATTTCAGGACACCCAGCGCAAGCGCGCTGCGTTTGGTAAAGCGAATGACGAGGCTTTGCAGGCCCAGCGCGACGGCGATTTTGTACGCGCCGACAACATGTTGCAAAAAACGGTCCCTGGTTTGCGCGCCGAATATGAAAAAAGCGTACGTGCGTTATTGGAGTTCCAACAGAAACACATGAATGACGCTGCGGCGCAACTGGATGCCGATAATCAGTTGGCCATCAAAATTGTGTTTGGCGTGGGGGTTGTTGCACTGATTTTGGGTGTGTTGTTTGCGTTTGGCATTACTCGTTCTATTGTGCGTCCTTTACAAACAGCGGTAGGTTATGCCAAGGCCATTTCCAATCGTGATTTAACGCGTCAGGTTGAGGTGCGTGGCAAGGATGAAACAGCTGAGTTGCTGCAGGCCTTGCGCATGATGAACCAAAATCTGGTGGGCGTGATCAGTAAAGTGCAGTCGGGGTCTGAATCGATTGCCACGGCATCCGGTGAAATTGCATCGGGTAACACCGACTTATCCTCGCGTACTGAAGAGCAGGCCAGTTCCCTGGCCGAAACCGCCGCGACCATGGAGCAGCTCACAACGACCGTACAGCTCAATACAGACAACGCACGTAAAGCGAATCAATTGGCAGGTTCGGCGTCGAAGGTGGCGGTTGAAAGCGGCGACGTGGTCGGCCAGGTGGTTGAAACCATGAGCAGTATCGATCAGCGAGCCAAACAAGTCGCCGACATTATTACCGTTATTGATGGTATTGCCTTTCAAACCAATATTCTGGCGTTGAATGCTGCAGTAGAAGCTGCGCGTGCAGGAGAGCAAGGTAAAGGGTTTGCGGTTGTTGCCAGCGAGGTGCGTTCGCTGGCGCAACGCAGCGCGCAGGCGGCCAAGGAAATTAAAGAGCTTATTGAAATGTCGGTCGCCGCCACAAACCAGGGTAATCTTTTGGTTGGAAAGGCGGGGCAGTCAATGAAAGACACGGTCGACAGCATTAAGCAAGTGGTCGACATAATGGAAGAAATCGCTGCAGCCAGCGAAGAGCAAAGCACGGGCATTGAGCAGGTGAATCAAGCGGTCATGCAAATGGATCAGGTTACCCAGCAAAATGCGGCCCTTGTCGAAGAGGCCTCGGTGGCGTCACAGAATATGCAGGCGCAGGCGGCCGATTTATCCCGTTTGGTGTCCACATTTAAAGTGAACCTGATAGAGGATCTAAGCTGGAAGAAAACTGACACCAGTGCGAGCTCCGGCAGCGATGATGCTTCGCCTGGTTCCAGTAGTAAGGATGGCCACACATCGTCGCGTGGAGCAAAAAAAGCGTCTTCCCGCAAGGGAGAAGACGCCGAATTAAGCGAAGATGACTGGGTTGACGACGCCGACTCGCCTGAAGGGTCAGACGACCGGGGATCCGGCCCACGCCTGGCTCTGGGGTATTGA
- the metE gene encoding 5-methyltetrahydropteroyltriglutamate--homocysteine S-methyltransferase, which translates to MTQHKVTTHNLGFPRIGPNRELKFALEAYWKGESSDNELDRTAAQLRTQNWQWQNKLDWAPVGEFSFYDHVLDTSFMLGNIPERFRTLPEKELDRYFQVARGRAAGEMTKWFDTNYHYIVPEFNRSTLFALNATSLLKQIEQAQTENVRAKPVILGPVTYLALGKSTDGVNPLDLLESLLPVYGELLNMLAAKGIEWVQIDEPILVTELAPEWANALSIAYHTLKSAPIKILLATYFGSLQENAYLAANLPVAGLHIDAVRGRHDITPLLNLLPQHRVLSLGVIDGRNIWKTDLNATLDWLEPIAQQLDDRLWLAPSCSLLHVPVDLQKETQLDPDLFTWLAFAKQKLLELHILTEALNNGRHAVASLLQENQTAVESRRQSSRVNNPVVKLALANLDPDAGTRQSTYKERIAKQSTRLNLPLFPTTTIGSFPQTKEIRRQRKAFRQKEIDVITYEAAMQTEIASCIKAQEALELDVLVHGEAERNDMVEYFAEHLEGFAFSQYGWVQSYGSRCVKPPILYGDIQRPKAMTVEWILYAQSLTQRPVKGMLTGPVTLLNWSFVRNDQPRAITCRQLALAMREEVLDLERAGIKIIQIDEAALREGLPLRKSQWQSYLNWAIEAFRLCANSVQDETQIHTHMCYSEFNDIMPFIAQMDADVITIETSRSNMKLLEAFKDFSYPNEIGPGVYDIHSPAIPNTAQMTALMEKAAQYIPAERLWVNPDCGLKTRQWDEVKPALRALVQAAQSLRQSIPQSQAWAGSPVV; encoded by the coding sequence ATGACTCAGCACAAAGTAACAACGCACAACCTTGGCTTTCCCCGAATTGGCCCAAATCGCGAACTGAAGTTCGCCTTGGAGGCATACTGGAAAGGTGAGTCAAGTGACAATGAACTAGATCGTACCGCCGCTCAATTACGCACCCAAAACTGGCAATGGCAAAACAAACTGGATTGGGCACCTGTAGGCGAATTTTCCTTCTACGACCACGTTCTGGACACCAGCTTTATGCTGGGTAACATTCCCGAACGGTTTCGTACATTGCCGGAAAAGGAACTTGACCGCTATTTTCAAGTGGCCCGGGGTCGGGCCGCCGGTGAAATGACCAAATGGTTCGACACCAATTACCACTATATCGTGCCCGAATTCAATCGCAGCACGCTTTTTGCATTGAACGCGACTTCGTTGTTAAAGCAGATTGAGCAAGCGCAAACGGAAAATGTGCGTGCCAAGCCCGTTATTCTCGGCCCGGTTACGTACCTTGCACTGGGCAAATCCACCGACGGGGTGAATCCACTGGATTTGCTTGAGTCTTTATTACCCGTGTACGGCGAGCTGTTAAATATGCTGGCAGCGAAGGGAATTGAATGGGTACAAATTGACGAACCCATATTAGTGACCGAATTAGCACCTGAGTGGGCGAACGCATTAAGTATTGCCTATCACACCTTGAAAAGTGCGCCCATCAAAATACTACTGGCAACCTATTTTGGCAGCTTGCAGGAAAATGCCTACTTGGCCGCCAACCTGCCGGTGGCGGGGTTACATATTGATGCCGTGCGCGGCCGGCACGATATTACGCCGCTACTGAACCTGCTCCCCCAGCACCGTGTTTTGTCGCTTGGTGTTATCGATGGGCGCAACATCTGGAAAACCGACTTAAACGCAACCCTTGATTGGCTTGAACCTATTGCTCAGCAGTTGGACGACCGGCTATGGCTGGCGCCGTCATGCTCCCTACTCCATGTTCCTGTAGATCTGCAGAAAGAAACGCAACTTGACCCAGATCTTTTCACCTGGCTTGCGTTCGCCAAACAAAAGCTGCTGGAATTACATATTTTGACTGAGGCACTGAATAACGGGAGACACGCCGTAGCATCGTTATTGCAGGAAAATCAAACAGCGGTGGAATCACGCCGTCAATCCAGCCGTGTTAACAACCCCGTCGTGAAACTGGCATTGGCCAACCTTGATCCTGACGCCGGCACGCGTCAAAGCACCTATAAGGAGCGTATCGCAAAACAATCCACACGGTTGAACCTGCCGCTTTTCCCAACGACAACCATTGGCTCTTTCCCCCAAACCAAAGAAATACGGCGTCAACGCAAAGCATTTCGTCAAAAAGAAATTGACGTCATTACATACGAAGCAGCCATGCAAACTGAAATTGCGTCTTGCATTAAAGCGCAGGAGGCACTTGAACTCGACGTGCTGGTTCACGGCGAAGCGGAACGCAATGATATGGTCGAGTATTTCGCAGAGCACCTTGAGGGCTTTGCATTCAGCCAATATGGTTGGGTTCAGTCATACGGATCGCGATGCGTTAAACCGCCGATTTTATATGGCGATATTCAACGCCCCAAGGCCATGACGGTCGAATGGATTCTTTACGCACAATCATTAACGCAGCGCCCGGTAAAAGGCATGTTAACCGGCCCCGTCACGCTGTTGAACTGGTCTTTCGTACGAAACGATCAGCCGCGTGCCATTACGTGTCGCCAACTTGCCCTGGCCATGCGCGAGGAGGTCTTGGATTTGGAGCGCGCCGGCATCAAGATCATTCAAATTGACGAAGCAGCCTTACGTGAAGGACTCCCTTTAAGAAAATCACAATGGCAAAGTTATTTGAATTGGGCGATTGAAGCATTTCGTCTTTGCGCCAACAGCGTGCAAGACGAAACGCAGATCCACACACATATGTGCTATTCGGAATTCAACGACATTATGCCGTTTATCGCCCAAATGGATGCCGACGTCATCACCATTGAAACGTCGCGATCCAATATGAAACTCTTGGAGGCGTTCAAAGACTTCAGCTACCCCAATGAAATCGGGCCCGGCGTGTATGACATTCATTCACCCGCCATACCCAACACCGCTCAGATGACCGCGCTAATGGAAAAGGCTGCGCAGTACATTCCCGCAGAACGCTTGTGGGTCAACCCCGACTGCGGTTTGAAAACCCGCCAGTGGGACGAAGTAAAACCGGCTTTGCGCGCCTTGGTGCAGGCGGCGCAAAGCCTGCGTCAATCAATACCCCAGAGCCAGGCGTGGGCCGGATCCCCGGTCGTCTGA
- a CDS encoding metal-dependent hydrolase family protein — protein MTLAKLRQAYTSSRIIDGMGAVFSGYMVVENGRIIDVQKGALPDAVRTEAQTQMVELGEHTILPGMIDCHVHLTMDATPQVGPISTDEEKMLAFLRASRNALRTLHGGVTTVRDCGTQGNVDFALRRAASEGLCVTPRLLLSGEALCMTGGHGWRFLGQEVDGVDGVRKAARQRLKAGADNVKLIATGGILTPGGAIGNAQMSVDEMRAATDEAHNAGKISAAHAHAAQGIKNAVLANVDSIEHGYFIDPEGIDLMLRHGTWLVATSTPIRNVVTHGLAGGLSQDMVDKAQSAIDAHVSSFKQARAAGVKLAMGTDAGVPYTPHGSNLDELVYFVEMGMTPMEAIQVTTRDSARMLKMDHLVGTLEVGKCADFIVVEGDPLVDISILRAPAAIRKVVLNGRLVMDRDASQFLVGAAFGDQAVIGSRFFDA, from the coding sequence ATGACATTAGCTAAATTAAGACAGGCGTATACCAGCTCCCGGATTATTGATGGCATGGGTGCGGTGTTTAGCGGTTACATGGTGGTGGAAAACGGCCGCATTATTGACGTGCAAAAAGGTGCTCTGCCGGATGCCGTGCGAACGGAGGCACAAACCCAAATGGTTGAGTTGGGCGAACACACCATCTTGCCGGGCATGATCGATTGCCACGTTCATTTAACGATGGACGCCACGCCGCAGGTGGGGCCGATTTCCACTGATGAAGAGAAAATGCTGGCTTTTTTGCGCGCAAGTCGAAACGCGCTGCGAACTTTGCATGGCGGTGTGACGACGGTACGTGATTGCGGCACGCAGGGGAATGTGGATTTTGCTTTACGGCGTGCGGCCTCGGAAGGTCTTTGCGTTACACCGCGCTTGCTTCTGAGCGGTGAAGCCCTATGCATGACCGGAGGGCATGGCTGGCGGTTTCTGGGCCAGGAAGTGGACGGGGTCGATGGGGTGCGAAAAGCAGCCCGTCAACGTTTAAAGGCCGGTGCCGATAACGTCAAACTTATTGCGACCGGCGGCATTTTGACCCCGGGCGGAGCCATTGGTAATGCCCAGATGAGCGTGGATGAAATGCGTGCCGCGACGGATGAGGCACACAACGCCGGCAAAATTTCGGCGGCCCATGCGCACGCGGCGCAAGGCATCAAAAATGCAGTCTTGGCAAACGTGGATTCGATTGAACACGGTTACTTCATTGACCCTGAAGGCATCGATTTAATGTTGCGTCATGGTACGTGGCTGGTTGCCACCTCAACGCCTATCCGCAATGTAGTCACGCATGGCCTGGCCGGAGGGTTGTCGCAAGATATGGTCGACAAAGCTCAGTCGGCCATTGATGCCCATGTGTCGTCCTTCAAGCAGGCTCGCGCGGCAGGTGTGAAGTTGGCGATGGGTACCGATGCCGGCGTGCCCTATACCCCGCATGGAAGCAATTTGGATGAGTTGGTGTATTTCGTGGAAATGGGCATGACGCCAATGGAAGCGATTCAGGTCACGACGCGTGATAGCGCGCGCATGCTGAAAATGGACCATCTTGTGGGCACGTTGGAAGTGGGCAAATGTGCCGACTTCATTGTCGTGGAAGGTGATCCTCTTGTGGATATTTCGATTTTGCGGGCGCCGGCAGCGATTCGCAAAGTTGTGCTGAATGGCCGTTTGGTAATGGATCGTGATGCCAGCCAGTTCTTGGTGGGCGCGGCGTTTGGTGACCAGGCGGTGATTGGGAGTCGTTTCTTTGATGCGTGA
- the ltrA gene encoding group II intron reverse transcriptase/maturase yields MSMQFVLPQMSTLVERAGVVSGEAAGGPVSEEMGCPRYGNESTGLALLQAALTRENLQAAFKRVRANKGAAGVDGLDIDQTARRLVTTWPVIRAELLAGTYRPSPVRRVMIPKPDGSQRELGIPTVTDRLIQQALLQVLQPLLDPTFSEHSYGFRPGRRAHDAVLAAHSYVQSGRRIVVDVDLEKFFDRVNHDILIDRLQKRLADAGVIRLIRSYLNSGIMDGGVAVQRYEGTPQGGPLSPLLANVLLDEVDKELERRGHCFVRYADDCNVYVHSRRAGERVMGLLRRLYARLRLRVNEIKSAVASVFTDRKFLGYSFWVDPKGEVKRRVATKALATFKQCVRQLTRRSGGRSMQQVVDRLRVYILGWKGYFRLAQVHQVWRGLDKWIRHRLRAIQLRQWKRGKTMFRELRALGVSFTVARWVAANSRSWWRNSGGSLNAALPIAHFDRLGVPRLS; encoded by the coding sequence ATGTCGATGCAATTCGTATTGCCTCAGATGTCCACGTTAGTGGAGCGGGCGGGCGTAGTCAGCGGTGAAGCCGCTGGTGGTCCTGTCAGCGAGGAAATGGGCTGCCCGCGATATGGGAATGAGAGTACAGGGTTGGCGCTGCTGCAAGCGGCGCTGACAAGAGAGAACCTGCAAGCGGCGTTCAAGCGGGTGCGGGCCAACAAAGGCGCAGCCGGCGTGGACGGATTGGACATAGACCAGACTGCCCGTCGCCTGGTGACCACATGGCCTGTCATTCGTGCCGAACTGCTTGCGGGAACGTACCGGCCCAGTCCGGTACGACGGGTGATGATTCCCAAGCCTGACGGTAGCCAGCGCGAGCTGGGTATCCCGACGGTGACGGATCGTCTGATCCAGCAGGCGCTGCTGCAAGTACTGCAACCCTTGCTTGACCCCACTTTCAGCGAACACAGTTACGGCTTCAGGCCGGGGCGCCGTGCGCATGACGCGGTTCTGGCCGCGCATTCGTACGTGCAGTCCGGTCGCCGTATCGTGGTGGACGTGGACTTGGAGAAGTTCTTTGACCGGGTCAACCACGACATTCTGATTGACCGCCTACAGAAACGCCTGGCGGATGCTGGCGTGATCCGGCTGATTCGGTCGTATCTGAATAGCGGCATTATGGATGGCGGCGTGGCCGTCCAACGGTATGAGGGTACGCCGCAAGGCGGGCCGCTCTCGCCGTTGCTGGCCAACGTGCTGCTCGATGAGGTGGACAAGGAGTTAGAACGCCGGGGTCACTGCTTCGTGCGTTACGCTGATGACTGCAACGTTTACGTTCACAGCCGTCGCGCGGGTGAACGGGTAATGGGCTTACTGCGGCGGCTATACGCCCGGCTGCGCTTGAGGGTCAACGAGATCAAAAGCGCGGTCGCCAGCGTGTTTACCGACCGCAAGTTTCTGGGCTATAGCTTCTGGGTGGACCCTAAAGGGGAGGTCAAGCGTCGGGTGGCGACCAAAGCGCTCGCCACGTTCAAGCAATGTGTGCGGCAACTGACGCGCCGCTCGGGCGGGCGCAGTATGCAGCAGGTGGTTGATCGGCTCCGAGTGTATATCCTGGGATGGAAGGGCTACTTCCGATTGGCGCAAGTCCACCAGGTCTGGCGTGGGCTGGACAAGTGGATTCGTCATCGGTTAAGGGCCATTCAGCTCAGGCAATGGAAACGAGGCAAGACGATGTTCCGGGAGTTGCGCGCCTTGGGGGTGAGTTTTACTGTCGCCCGATGGGTGGCGGCAAATTCCCGCAGCTGGTGGCGCAATAGTGGCGGGTCACTCAATGCGGCCTTGCCAATTGCCCACTTCGACCGACTCGGTGTTCCCAGACTCTCTTAA
- a CDS encoding M24 family metallopeptidase gives MTLPMPVDEHANRVAKARSLMAKANVDALIVTDPVTYGYFTGNRVPAWMKARPSIFILPASGEPALITWSGPQMFARLYNKPFPSWVQDKVIYPDVPFTREPRTDWGIHGVLADRGLTNGRLAIEMGRNTWLGIPLNDFTLLREQAPQAEFVDSSEIVWGCRMIKSEWEVACLEHVCVIGQKAWYAVLEEVQVGMTPREVQQRILQRYLEFGADIDSGPPMAMGANGPSGTFQKGDILYLDGGPAFQGYQMDITRRAVFGTPSERQRHEHEEMWDIMFEVIDRMKPGVSMTELFEFSSKRMAQVKGWRDYADHPAKRIGHGIGLESEPPSMSAVDETLLAEGMVLTPEPKLESVDGLVNPEEQVAVTATGCRLLSDDTGGRLIVIE, from the coding sequence ATGACGTTGCCAATGCCCGTTGATGAGCACGCCAACCGCGTAGCGAAAGCACGTTCGCTTATGGCAAAAGCCAATGTTGATGCGTTGATTGTGACAGATCCGGTCACTTACGGTTATTTCACCGGTAACCGTGTGCCTGCCTGGATGAAGGCACGGCCGTCTATCTTTATTTTGCCGGCTTCGGGCGAGCCGGCGCTTATTACCTGGTCCGGCCCCCAGATGTTTGCGCGCTTGTACAACAAGCCCTTTCCCTCCTGGGTGCAAGACAAGGTGATTTACCCCGATGTGCCGTTTACGCGTGAACCACGTACCGATTGGGGCATTCATGGCGTACTGGCGGATCGGGGCTTAACCAACGGGCGCCTGGCAATTGAAATGGGGCGTAATACCTGGTTGGGGATACCCTTAAACGACTTTACCTTGTTGCGTGAGCAGGCGCCGCAAGCTGAGTTTGTTGACTCAAGCGAGATTGTGTGGGGTTGCCGCATGATCAAGTCGGAATGGGAAGTCGCCTGTCTTGAGCACGTGTGCGTGATTGGCCAGAAAGCCTGGTATGCGGTGTTGGAAGAAGTCCAGGTTGGTATGACGCCGCGTGAAGTACAGCAACGTATTTTGCAACGCTATCTTGAATTTGGGGCCGATATCGATTCGGGCCCGCCGATGGCCATGGGCGCGAACGGGCCGAGCGGTACATTCCAGAAGGGCGATATTCTTTACCTGGATGGCGGGCCTGCCTTCCAGGGGTATCAAATGGATATTACGCGTCGGGCCGTGTTTGGCACACCTTCTGAGCGTCAACGCCATGAGCATGAGGAAATGTGGGACATCATGTTTGAAGTGATCGACCGCATGAAACCGGGCGTGTCAATGACGGAGTTGTTCGAGTTTTCCAGCAAGCGCATGGCCCAGGTTAAAGGTTGGCGCGATTATGCTGACCATCCGGCTAAACGTATCGGCCATGGTATTGGGCTGGAGTCTGAGCCGCCGTCGATGTCGGCGGTAGATGAAACCTTGCTTGCAGAAGGAATGGTACTCACACCTGAGCCCAAGCTGGAAAGCGTGGATGGCTTGGTGAATCCGGAAGAACAAGTGGCGGTGACGGCCACAGGTTGCCGTTTGCTGTCCGATGACACCGGCGGCCGGTTAATCGTGATTGAGTGA